Proteins encoded by one window of Dreissena polymorpha isolate Duluth1 chromosome 11, UMN_Dpol_1.0, whole genome shotgun sequence:
- the LOC127850987 gene encoding uncharacterized protein LOC127850987 → MHGHSHQVPPDPGLSSLSEGSDTPGELSGIGGGLSDFEVAGPSGMSFKRKSTTAPDKPTKVKIVEKATERKEVSKRTARVEVDWPSSGMEDIYDPDYDPDDPTDYPTDFDLSIVQSDDEAVDEAGVVDAVFDIDCDDDYEDDSQVIGSEKPLDEVTEEDMIEDKYIVSRHCLNQLLDMLPFKHCSKCGKTATHRTKTVGCTIIVIWTCEDGHVLHR, encoded by the exons ATGCACGGTCACAGTCATCAGGTGCCACCAGATCCTGGCCTATCTTCTTTGTCAGAAGGAAGCGACACACCTGGTGAACTGTCCGGAATTGGAGGGGGCTTATCAGACTTTGA AGTGGCTGGGCCATCAGGTATGAGCTTCAAAAGGAAAAGTACAACTGCTCCAGACAAACCAACCAAGGTCAAAATAGTTGAAAA GGCAACAGAAAGAAAAGAAGTGTCCAAAAGAACTGCTCG GGTGGAAGTTGATTGGCCAAGCTCCGGCATGGAAGACATATATGATCCGGACTACGATCCAGATGATCCCACTGATTATCCAACTGACTTTGACTTATCAATTGT TCAGTCAGATGATGAGGCAGTTGATGAGGCTGGTGTTGTTGACGCAGTGTTTGACATAGACTGTGACGATGACTATGAGGATGATTCTCAAGTAATCGGTTCTGAAAAACCTCTAGATGAGGTGACAGAGGAGGACATGATTGAGGATAAGTATATCGTGAGCAGACACTGCCTCAACCAGCTTCTCGATATGCTGCCGTTCAAGCACTGTTCCAAGTGTGGGAAGACTGCCACTCATAGAACAAAGACTGTTGGGTGTACTATCATTGTCATTTGG ACTTGTGAAGACGGGCATGTTCTACACAGATGA